In the genome of Streptomyces lydicus, the window GAGCGTCGTGGAGTAGCCGTAGCCGCATCCGACGTCGGCGACGCGCGCGCCGCGCTCCAGCTTCTCCACCACACCGTCCAGCGCGGTCAGCCACTTCGGTACCAGCGCGGCCGAGTAGCCGGGACGGAAGAACTGCGCGGTGCCGGCGAACAGCGCGTTTTTGTGTTCCTCCCAGCCGACGCCCTCGCCGGTGCGGAAGGCCTCCACGAGGAGGTCCTCGGTGGCGTAGATCGCCTGCAGCACGGTGGAGAACCCCGCCGCGTACGTCGGCAGATCCGGGTCCGCCAGGACGGCGGCGTGCTCATCGGGCAGCAGGTAGGTGTCGGCGCCGGGCGCGTAGCTGACGTATTCGCCGGCGACCTGGGCGGTCAGCCATTCGCGGACGTAGCGTTCGGCCAGCCCCGTGCGGGCGGCGAGTTGTGCGGAGGTGAGGGGGCCGGCGCCCGCCATGGCCCGGTACAGGCCGAGCCGGTCACCGAGCGAGGTGCACAGGCCGGCGACCGCGGCGCCGCTGTCGGCGATCACTCTCTCCAGGAACTCCTGCACCCGGTCCTCGTCCACCGCGGCGGCGGGGGTGAGATCGGCGGAGGCCGTCATGTCTCTCATCTCTCACCTCCTCGTCCTCCTCTCACTGCAGCAGGACGGTCACCCCGCGCGCCATACGGGATTCGCCGTATACGGCGAATGGTGACCCCGGACGGCACCGGGGCCGACACTGGGGGAGGAGGGGACAGGAGGTGCGCCATGCGCAAGAAGATCGACTGCCGGGATCAGCCCAGCGAGATGAACTGCACCCTCGTCATCGCCGGCGAGGAGGAAGAAGTGCTCCGCGCCGCCACCGAGCACGCGGTATCCGTCCACGGACACCAGGACAGCCCGGAGCTGCGGGAACAGATCAGGACGGCCATGAAGGACGAGGTTCCGCAGCACGCCTGAGCATGCCTGCA includes:
- a CDS encoding class I SAM-dependent methyltransferase — protein: MTASADLTPAAAVDEDRVQEFLERVIADSGAAVAGLCTSLGDRLGLYRAMAGAGPLTSAQLAARTGLAERYVREWLTAQVAGEYVSYAPGADTYLLPDEHAAVLADPDLPTYAAGFSTVLQAIYATEDLLVEAFRTGEGVGWEEHKNALFAGTAQFFRPGYSAALVPKWLTALDGVVEKLERGARVADVGCGYGYSTTLMAQAFPRSRFEGFDFHRPSVEAARGIAAERGLDDRVSFQVATAQDFPGKDYDLITFFDCLHDTGDPGGALHHAEQALADGGTCMVVEPNASANAQENANPVGRALTAGSVAICLPSALAQHGPQALGNHAGEEVMRQLADEAGLHHWRLAAQSLVNRVYAVGR
- a CDS encoding DUF1059 domain-containing protein; translation: MRKKIDCRDQPSEMNCTLVIAGEEEEVLRAATEHAVSVHGHQDSPELREQIRTAMKDEVPQHA